In the Leishmania panamensis strain MHOM/PA/94/PSC-1 chromosome 30 sequence genome, one interval contains:
- a CDS encoding U3 small nuclear ribonucleoprotein (snRNP), putative (TriTrypDB/GeneDB-style sysID: LpmP.30.1350): protein MRRSVIRTRKEFLERKQHERVHEAIHARKEQFRNALETTTPLPGHLKKDALALKKFTELDDAQTRHLATTVDDEYASAGQEDPHVLVTTSRNASQKLLEFAKEVRLIVPNAVRMNRGSLSVHQLMYAARKENYTDVVVLQESQGVPDSLIVSHLPLGPTVTFTIHNLVARHDIDGVGTMSEQYPHLIFENFSTKLGLRIKDVLRYLFPVPKADASRVLTFDNENDFISVRHHTFKKEKGKRQVELTEVGPRFELTPYRVMLGTLEMDDAETEWVLQPYMNTAKKRRLL, encoded by the coding sequence ATGCGCCGTAGCGTCATTCGTACACGCAAGGAGTTCCTCGAGCGCAAGCAGCACGAGCGCGTTCACGAGGCGATCCACGCCCGCAAGGAACAGTTCCGCAATGCACTGGAGACCACCACCCCGCTTCCCGGGCACCTCAAGAAGGATGCGCTGGCTCTGAAGAAGTTTACGGAGCTTGATGACGCTCAAACCCGCCATCTGGCGACGACGGTCGATGACGAGTACGCCTCCGCCGGCCAGGAGGACCCGCACGTGCTCGTCACGACGTCTCGCAACGCGTCCCAAAAGCTGCTGGAGTTTGCGAAGGAGGTGCGGCTCATCGTGCCGAATGCCGTGCGCATGAATCGCGGTAGTCTCAGCGTGCATCAGCTCATGTACGCCGCCCGAAAGGAGAACTACACagatgtggtggtgctgcaggagtcgCAGGGCGTACCGGATAGCTTGATTGTCTCTCATCTCCCCCTAGGCCCCACCGTGACCTTCACCATTCACAACCTTGTAGCACGCCACGACATCGACGGCGTAGGCACCATGTCGGAGCAGTATCCGCACCTCATCTTCGAAAACTTCTCTACCAAGCTCGGCCTCCGCATAAAGGACGTGCTGCGCTACCTCTTCCCAGTGCCCAAGGCCGACGCATCCCGTGTTCTGACCTTTGACAACGAGAACGACTTCATTAGCGTCCGCCACCACACCTtcaagaaggagaagggtaAGAGGCAGGTGGAGCTGACGGAGGTGGGTCCGCGGTTTGAGCTGACCCCATATCGCGTTATGCTCGGCACACTCGAGATGGACGACGCAGAGACGGagtgggtgctgcagccgtaCATGAACACTGCGAAGAAGCGCCGACTCTTGTAG
- a CDS encoding vacuolar assembly protein vps41, putative (TriTrypDB/GeneDB-style sysID: LpmP.30.1340) translates to MQRPGSSGGTSVSSSFPSPSPVSVRDADHTHDGKVASASLRRRDDGSRASSSSARASHHTLEKGEGAGRRVTRHSSPGGSDKADGDGIDSTEDPSYTSYYEYNSDYDEEDADCFDSDSYRDSGNVDGYRSSTTGSLPPQEDLLRFLSYTLDEAALKDHRLMAIEAFRHILVLGTNQGTVAVIDSSSGKVKEVYTNHHEPICDVDCTVNELYIAACDKAGYVTIQSRRDVKDVWMAELSGPINSVALHPLYHKMDSCPMLCAGATKVHLLTKGLLWSNSRRVTTLQEGRGRIHKVRWCHATAIDVAAWLSDAELTLYDIKNQAVVRRVPLPGLSAQNALYPPTLRWEYNLSRDPTAAASPTAALLSGWGDVVQEVQLYAGLPVCRQSGGGIFSAGGSPRSTMSQDGCLNASSSLSLLREASDSPALAPSRPSTTAADATGRGPYVVELRTPQPLRPSSTLFPYRVCGIAPYGPQRYVVLACIIEHGMEGVMKDLEVRVVDRGSLADIYRGRMPIRFIHPLQLHLTYLELLPSLAARSASPASLRQLALPPDPLAPSPMTQYFILSVDTIVKAIPSDIDDHVEFLLRTGQFERAYRYAVAYARQLRRHVLEHVGQQWLMHLFHNRNTEDGALRKIVELLPELIPRDSSAAWEQWIYRLDTCGESWRLVALLPASTGASAEYRVGSTSDVEEVEDTHVEHAVAMTRSLLPPVATLQTPIQREYYDLVLLRCLRHDPRLFYAALHKFNTLFSVPVVLKATEVAHREQCATAAWWEDNDSDEEEGETEGEHGQTRRVTVSDASPTLSAANADESGVQSVSPASSLPTTPQGTSAETSTTGAAPHPSQVTMSGAGATSTPSMSRTSRWSLAASYGFLLRCAGRHEEALQVLLRLPASPRSDREVFGLIRDQQLFHKARELLPELLHRREGATLQLLMEHVAGSTAGSGVANGAGEAVATSPAFVAPSGGAPPSSLSSTALQYGSAQDPLCAESVISRLEHSDRLHLLRYLNLVQQLYPEVFAHTAKQHAQLLATLYIDYDRSSLLPFLKQMSMYIERIRELHALCHKHHFLEEEIFLLFRMGCEDEALRILVEKMHDLPRALRFVVSVPDLEEQAALFTRLVDYTVAYNASLPTCNLDSTKGATGGFGVRVRYVIHHTKPNETYASIAQKYHVALGDLCQVNGVSRASGGVESSKRRKSSSTSVQGEGEGQRHAPCDTDAAENSPVPPPQCIVPLNLFGNLFETLAESQFMEYPALDVRHVLRKLPSREPILHAGPSIAAIAHAMEEEVAFFSTVSKVGEKDLMGYYGQLLKRRTAAIAMGQRRDLAVSGASTSTGAATTVMHVADELSEVSGVAHRCAACCQLVIQRVVVFACQHIYHPHCVLQYLKKSPPDAFTGGGGVGFGVHAGDAVAVMHDDASIALPMTSSAAAGAETTEEQLRKLPVYCRACRQHSGGQS, encoded by the coding sequence ATGCAGCGtcccggcagcagcggcgggaCCAGCGTGAGCTCATCGTTtccgtcgccatcgccggtGTCTGTGCGCGATGCCGACCACACGCACGATGGAAAAGTCGCATCTGCATCATTGCGGCGtcgcgacgacggcagccgagcgagcagcagcagcgctcgtgCTTCTCACCACACGCttgaaaagggagagggtgcCGGCCGTCGTGTTACTCGACATAGTTCTCCTGGTGGCAGCGACAAAGCTGATGGCGATGGCATAGACAGCACCGAGGACCCCAGCTACACGAGCTACTATGAATACAACAGCGActacgacgaggaggatgcggATTGCTTTGACAGCGACAGCTACCGTGACAGCGGCAACGTGGATGGCTACCGATCCTCGACGACGGGCTCTCTGCCCCCACAAGAGGATCTCTTGCGATTTCTCAGCTACACGCTTGACGAGGCCGCGCTTAAGGATCATCGACTCATGGCGATCGAAGCATTCCGTCACATACTTGTGCTCGGTACGAACCAGGGCACCGTTGCGGTCATCGATTCGTCTTCCGGCAAAGTCAAGGAGGTGTACACAAACCATCACGAGCCGATCTGCGACGTGGACTGCACCGTCAATGAGCTCTACATCGCAGCCTGCGACAAGGCCGGGTACGTCACGATTCAAAGCCGCCGCGATGTGAAGGACGTGTGGATGGCGGAGCTAAGCGGCCCGATCAACTCCGTCGCTTTGCACCCACTGTACCATAAGATGGACAGCTGCCCGATGTTGTGCGCCGGGGCGACAAAGGTACATCTCCTCACCAAAGGTTTACTGTGGAGCAACAGTCGGCGCGTCACGACTCTGCAGGAAGGACGGGGACGCATTCACAAGGTTCGTTGGTGCCACGCGACCGCGATCGATGTCGCCGCGTGGTTATCGGATGCGGAGCTCACCCTCTACGACATAAAGAACCAGgctgtggtgcgccgcgTTCCCTTGCCCGGTCTCTCCGCCCAGAATGCTTTGTACCCGCCCACGCTGCGATGGGAGTACAATCTGTCGAGGGACCCGACCGCAGCTGCCAGCCCTACGGCAGCGTTGCTGTCTGGATGGGGAGACGTGGTGCAGGAGGTTCAGCTGTACGCTGGCTTGCCCGTGTGTCGACAGAGCGGCGGGGGCATTTTCAGTGCAGGTGGGTCGCCTCGCTCCACCATGTCGCAAGACGGATGCCTAAacgcgtcctcgtcgctgtcccTGCTGCGTGAGGCATCTGACAGTCCTGCTCTGGCCCCATCGCGAccatccaccaccgctgctgatgcgacTGGGCGGGGGCCGTACGTTGTAGAGCTGCGCACGCCACAGCCACTGCGACCGAGCAGTACCTTGTTTCCCTACCGAGTTTGCGGCATCGCCCCCTATGGCCCGCAGAGGTACGTGGTGCTGGCATGCATCATCGAGCATGGTATGGAGGGAGTGATGAAGGACTTGGAGGTGCGAGTGGTGGACCGCGGCTCCTTGGCAGACATCTACCGTGGTCGCATGCCCATCCGCTTCATCCACCCATTGCAGCTTCACCTCACCTAtctcgagctgctgccgtcgcttgCGGCGAGGTCGGCGTCtccggcgtcgctgcgccaACTCGCCTTGCCACCGGACCCGTTGGCACCGTCTCCCATGACGCAGTACTTCATTCTCTCTGTCGACACAATCGTGAAGGCGATCCCATCGGACATCGATGACCACGTCGAGTTCCTGCTGCGCACAGGTCAGTTTGAGCGTGCCTACCGGTACGCCGTGGCATATGCgcgccagctgcggcggcacgtCCTGGAGCATGTGGGACAGCAGTGGCTCATGCATCTTTTTCACAACCGCAACACAGAGGATGGGGCATTGCGGAAGATTGTCGAGCTGCTTCCTGAGCTCATTCCAcgtgacagcagcgctgcatggGAGCAGTGGATCTACCGCCTGGACACATGTGGTGAGTCATGGCGGCTCGTCGCGCTCCTGCCAGCTAGCACGGGTGCCTCCGCCGAGTACAGGGTGGGCAGCACGTccgacgtggaggaggtggaagacACACACGTCGAACACGCTGTCGCCATGACCAGGTCCCTGCTCCCCCCAGTTGCCACCCTGCAGACCCCGATTCAGCGGGAGTACTACGACCTGGTGCTGCTACGCTGTCTCCGCCACGACCCGAGACTCTTCTACGCTGCGCTACACAAGTTTAACACACTCTTCAGCGTACCCGTCGTACTGAAGGCGACAGAGGTGGCGCATCGAGAGCagtgcgccaccgccgcctggTGGGAGgacaacgacagcgacgaggaggaaggcgaaaCCGAGGGCGAGCATGGGCAGACGAGGAGGGTAACGGTGTCTGACGCCAGTCCTACActcagcgccgccaacgcTGATGAAAGTGGCGTGCAATCAGTGTCGCCAGCTTCTTCCCTGCCGACCACCCCGCAGGGCACCTCGGCAGAGACGAGCACCACAGGGGCAGCCCCGCATCCATCTCAGGTGACCATGTCAGGTGCCGGAGCTACTTCTACCCCGTCAATGAGCCGCACTTCGCGGTGGTCACTGGCGGCCAGCTACggtttcctcctccgctgtgcAGGTCGGCACGAGGAAGCCCTGCAAGTGTTGCTGCGCTTGCCTGCCTCTCCACGCAGCGACCGTGAAGTGTTTGGGCTTATCCGCGACCAGCAGCTTTTCCACAAGGCGCGCGAGCTGCTTCCAGAGTTGCTGCACAGGAGGGAAGGTGCtacactgcagctgctcatgGAGCACGTGGCAGGGTCGacggccggcagcggcgtggcaaacggcgctggcgaggCCGTCGCTACTTCCCCAGCATTCGTCGCACCAAGTGGTGGCGCCCCACcatcttcgctctcttcgacTGCGCTGCAGTACGGCTCTGCGCAGGACCCACTTTGTGCCGAGTCTGTCATCAGCCGGCTCGAGCACAGTGATCGACTGCACTTGCTGCGCTATCTGAACCTCGTCCAGCAGCTTTACCCGGAGGTGTTCGCTCACACAGCAAAGCAGCACGCTCAGCTGTTGGCGACCCTCTACATCGACTACGACCGCTCATCTCTGCTTCCGTTTCTCAAGCAGATGTCCATGTACATCGAGCGCATTCGTGAATTGCACGCGCTCTGCCACAAACACCACTTCCTTGAAGAGGAGatctttcttctctttcgcatGGGCTGCGaggacgaggcgctgcgcatcctTGTGGAAAAGATGCACGACCTACCCCGCGCCCTGAGGTTTGTCGTCTCTGTCCCAGACCTtgaggagcaggcggcgtTGTTCACGCGGCTGGTCGACTACACCGTAGCATACAACGCGAGCCTGCCAACTTGCAACCTTGACAGCACAAAAGGCGCCACGGGCGGGTttggcgtgcgcgtgcgctacGTGATACACCATACAAAGCCAAATGAGACGTACGCGTCGATTGCGCAGAAGTACCACGTTGCGCTGGGAGACCTGTGCCAGGTGAACGGCGTGTCGAGAGCCTCCGGCGGTGTGGAGAGCTCGAAGAGgcgcaagagcagcagcacctctgttcaaggcgaaggagaagggcagaGACACGCACCCTGCGATACCGACGCGGCAGAAAATTCGCCTGTTCCACCGCCGCAGTGCATCGTGCCGCTCAACCTCTTTGGCAACCTTTTCGAGACGCTTGCAGAGTCGCAGTTCATGGAGTATCCCGCGTTGGATGTGCGGCACGTTCTTCGGAAGCTTCCGAGCCGTGAGCCCATCCTGCACGCCGGACCCAgcatcgccgccatcgcaCACGCCATGGAAGAGGAGGTTGCATTTTTTTCCACCGTATCCAAGGTCGGTGAGAAGGACTTGATGGGCTACTAtgggcagctgctgaagcgacGCACCGCGGCAATTGCGATGGGTCAACGCCGAGACCTCGCCGTGAGCGGCGCGTCCACCAGCACCGGCGCTGCCACGACGGTCATGCATGTAGCGGACGAATTGTCGGAGGTTTCTGGAGTGGCGCATCGATGCGCAGCTTGCTGCCAGCTGGTCATACAGCGGGTGGTTGTCTTTGCGTGTCAGCACATATACCACCCGCACTGTGTGCTGCAGTACCTCAAGAAGTCACCGCCGGATGCCTTcaccggaggagggggcgtggGTTTTGGTGTCCACGCTGGGGACGCCGTTGCCGTGATGCACGACGACGCGTCGATAGCGCTGCCGATGACATCcagtgcggcagcaggagcggagACAACGGAGGAGCAGCTTCGCAAACTGCCAGTCTACTGCCGCGCCTGCCGTCAACACTCCGGAGGGCAGAGCTGA